In the genome of Populus trichocarpa isolate Nisqually-1 chromosome 6, P.trichocarpa_v4.1, whole genome shotgun sequence, one region contains:
- the LOC18100696 gene encoding uncharacterized protein LOC18100696 isoform X1, whose translation MSCHSLLSFTLLLLTFVFFTSSTSIPFSALPPAAVARRENEAKYEVEFSWGARRSVVEAPISEPVEDSPVLVLAPKRTYRKDPLNDFKRYTGGWNISDRHYWASVGFTAAPLFAIAAIWFLVFGLCLLCGCLCHFCCKRQSYGYSRTAYAISLVFLILFSICAIVGCVVLYAAQERFHKSTTETLEYVVNQADTTVNKLKIVSDFIASAKLIGVDQVFLPSNVQTDIDQIGIRINSSANVLADKTVDNSDDIRDLLDSVRMALITAAAIMLLLTFLGFLFSIFGMQFLVYILVIVGWIIVAGTFIFCGTFLLLHNVAGDTCAAMDHWVHSPTAHTALDDILPCVDKATTQDTLLKSKEITTQLVEVVNQVITNVSNLNFSPNFKPVYINQSGPLVPILCNPFYANLTIRPCSAGEVDLTNATQVWSSYVCQVSPTGICTTTGRLTPTFYSQMSAAVNVSYGLNNYAPFLVDLGDCTFAKETFEDICRDHCPSLRRYSRWIYIGLVMVSTAVMLSLIFWVIYGRERRHRVYSKQLVSESAQGPEREKNS comes from the exons ATGTCATGTCACAGTTTACTTTCATTTACTCTTCTTCTGCTCACCTTTGTCTTCTTTACTTCTTCAACATCCATTCCCTTCTCTGCTCTACCCCCTGCTG CAGTAGCAAGGAGGGAAAATGAAGCTAAGTATGAAGTGGAGTTCTCATGGGGGGCAAGGAGGTCTGTGGTGGAGGCACCCATTAGTGAACCTGTCGAGGACTCACCAGTACTTGTGTTAGCTCCAAAGAGGACTTACAGAAAAGACCCTCTTAATGATTTCAAAAGATACACCGGAGGATGGAATATCAGTGATCGCCATTACTGGGCT TCTGTAGGTTTCACCGCAGCTCCTCTGTTTGCTATTGCTGCAATCTGGTTTCTGGTATTTGGGCTGTGCTTGCTGTGTGGTTGCCTTTGTCATTTCTGTTGCAAAAGGCAGAGCTATGGCTACTCTCGAACAGCTTATGCTATCTCCCTCGTTTTCCTCATTCTATTCAGCATATGTGCTAT CGTTGGATGTGTTGTTCTATATGCTGCTCAGGAAAGATTTCACAAAAGCACAACAGAAACTTTGGAGTATGTTGTGAATCAAGCAGACACCACTGTCAATAAACTAAAGATTGTGTCAGATTTTATTGCTTCTGCCAAGCTAATCGGAGTTGATCAAGTTTTTCTACCTTCTAATGTCCAAACTGATATTGATCAGATTGGAATAAGAATTAATTCTTCTGCTAATGTCCTTGCTGACAAAACTGTGGATAATTCGGATGACATACGTGATCTCTTGGATTCTGT GAGAATGGCTCTAATCACTGCTGCTGCCATTATGCTTCTCCTGACATTTCTTGGATTCT tattttcaatttttggcATGCAGTTCCTGGTGTACAT CCTTGTCATTGTTGGATGGATTATTGTTGCTGGAACTTTCATTTTTTGCGGCACATTCCTTCTTCTCCATAA TGTGGCTGGAGATACTTGTGCCGCTATGGATCATTGGGTGCACAGCCCCACTGCTCATACAGCTTTAGATGATATACTTCCCTGTGTGGACAAAGCAACTACGCAAGACACCTTGTTAAAGAGCAAGGAAATCACTACCCAACTTGTTGAAGTGGTCAACCAGGTCATCACCAATGTTTCTAATCTTAACTTCTCCCCCAACTTTAAGCCAGTGTACATCAACCAATCTGGTCCGTTGGTACCAATACTATGCAACCCATTTTATGCCAACTTGACGATCCGGCCATGCAGTGCTGGTGAGGTGGACTTGACCAATGCAACACAG GTATGGAGTAGCTACGTGTGTCAGGTTTCACCGACTGGGATATGTACCACAACAGGACGTTTGACCCCTACATTCTACAGCCAGATGTCAGCCGCAGTAAACGTGAGCTATGGTTTGAACAATTATGCTCCTTTCCTGGTTGACTTAGGAGACTGCACTTTTGCAAAGGAAACATTCGAAGACATATGTAGGGATCATTGTCCAAGTCTCAGGAGATACAGTAGATGGATATACATTGGTTTGGTAATGGTCTCTACTGCAGTTATGCTTTCTCTAATCTTCTGGGTCATATATGGCAGAGAAAGGCGGCACCGTGTGTATTCCAAGCAGCTAGTATCTGAATCAGCACAAGGTccagaaagggaaaaaaattccTGA
- the LOC18100696 gene encoding uncharacterized protein LOC18100696 isoform X2 yields the protein MSCHSLLSFTLLLLTFVFFTSSTSIPFSALPPAVARRENEAKYEVEFSWGARRSVVEAPISEPVEDSPVLVLAPKRTYRKDPLNDFKRYTGGWNISDRHYWASVGFTAAPLFAIAAIWFLVFGLCLLCGCLCHFCCKRQSYGYSRTAYAISLVFLILFSICAIVGCVVLYAAQERFHKSTTETLEYVVNQADTTVNKLKIVSDFIASAKLIGVDQVFLPSNVQTDIDQIGIRINSSANVLADKTVDNSDDIRDLLDSVRMALITAAAIMLLLTFLGFLFSIFGMQFLVYILVIVGWIIVAGTFIFCGTFLLLHNVAGDTCAAMDHWVHSPTAHTALDDILPCVDKATTQDTLLKSKEITTQLVEVVNQVITNVSNLNFSPNFKPVYINQSGPLVPILCNPFYANLTIRPCSAGEVDLTNATQVWSSYVCQVSPTGICTTTGRLTPTFYSQMSAAVNVSYGLNNYAPFLVDLGDCTFAKETFEDICRDHCPSLRRYSRWIYIGLVMVSTAVMLSLIFWVIYGRERRHRVYSKQLVSESAQGPEREKNS from the exons ATGTCATGTCACAGTTTACTTTCATTTACTCTTCTTCTGCTCACCTTTGTCTTCTTTACTTCTTCAACATCCATTCCCTTCTCTGCTCTACCCCCTGCTG TAGCAAGGAGGGAAAATGAAGCTAAGTATGAAGTGGAGTTCTCATGGGGGGCAAGGAGGTCTGTGGTGGAGGCACCCATTAGTGAACCTGTCGAGGACTCACCAGTACTTGTGTTAGCTCCAAAGAGGACTTACAGAAAAGACCCTCTTAATGATTTCAAAAGATACACCGGAGGATGGAATATCAGTGATCGCCATTACTGGGCT TCTGTAGGTTTCACCGCAGCTCCTCTGTTTGCTATTGCTGCAATCTGGTTTCTGGTATTTGGGCTGTGCTTGCTGTGTGGTTGCCTTTGTCATTTCTGTTGCAAAAGGCAGAGCTATGGCTACTCTCGAACAGCTTATGCTATCTCCCTCGTTTTCCTCATTCTATTCAGCATATGTGCTAT CGTTGGATGTGTTGTTCTATATGCTGCTCAGGAAAGATTTCACAAAAGCACAACAGAAACTTTGGAGTATGTTGTGAATCAAGCAGACACCACTGTCAATAAACTAAAGATTGTGTCAGATTTTATTGCTTCTGCCAAGCTAATCGGAGTTGATCAAGTTTTTCTACCTTCTAATGTCCAAACTGATATTGATCAGATTGGAATAAGAATTAATTCTTCTGCTAATGTCCTTGCTGACAAAACTGTGGATAATTCGGATGACATACGTGATCTCTTGGATTCTGT GAGAATGGCTCTAATCACTGCTGCTGCCATTATGCTTCTCCTGACATTTCTTGGATTCT tattttcaatttttggcATGCAGTTCCTGGTGTACAT CCTTGTCATTGTTGGATGGATTATTGTTGCTGGAACTTTCATTTTTTGCGGCACATTCCTTCTTCTCCATAA TGTGGCTGGAGATACTTGTGCCGCTATGGATCATTGGGTGCACAGCCCCACTGCTCATACAGCTTTAGATGATATACTTCCCTGTGTGGACAAAGCAACTACGCAAGACACCTTGTTAAAGAGCAAGGAAATCACTACCCAACTTGTTGAAGTGGTCAACCAGGTCATCACCAATGTTTCTAATCTTAACTTCTCCCCCAACTTTAAGCCAGTGTACATCAACCAATCTGGTCCGTTGGTACCAATACTATGCAACCCATTTTATGCCAACTTGACGATCCGGCCATGCAGTGCTGGTGAGGTGGACTTGACCAATGCAACACAG GTATGGAGTAGCTACGTGTGTCAGGTTTCACCGACTGGGATATGTACCACAACAGGACGTTTGACCCCTACATTCTACAGCCAGATGTCAGCCGCAGTAAACGTGAGCTATGGTTTGAACAATTATGCTCCTTTCCTGGTTGACTTAGGAGACTGCACTTTTGCAAAGGAAACATTCGAAGACATATGTAGGGATCATTGTCCAAGTCTCAGGAGATACAGTAGATGGATATACATTGGTTTGGTAATGGTCTCTACTGCAGTTATGCTTTCTCTAATCTTCTGGGTCATATATGGCAGAGAAAGGCGGCACCGTGTGTATTCCAAGCAGCTAGTATCTGAATCAGCACAAGGTccagaaagggaaaaaaattccTGA
- the LOC18100696 gene encoding uncharacterized protein LOC18100696 isoform X3, which translates to MSCHSLLSFTLLLLTFVFFTSSTSIPFSALPPAAVARRENEAKYEVEFSWGARRSVVEAPISEPVEDSPVLVLAPKRTYRKDPLNDFKRYTGGWNISDRHYWASVGFTAAPLFAIAAIWFLVFGLCLLCGCLCHFCCKRQSYGYSRTAYAISLVFLILFSICAIVGCVVLYAAQERFHKSTTETLEYVVNQADTTVNKLKIVSDFIASAKLIGVDQVFLPSNVQTDIDQIGIRINSSANVLADKTVDNSDDIRDLLDSVRMALITAAAIMLLLTFLGFLFSIFGMQFLVYIVAGDTCAAMDHWVHSPTAHTALDDILPCVDKATTQDTLLKSKEITTQLVEVVNQVITNVSNLNFSPNFKPVYINQSGPLVPILCNPFYANLTIRPCSAGEVDLTNATQVWSSYVCQVSPTGICTTTGRLTPTFYSQMSAAVNVSYGLNNYAPFLVDLGDCTFAKETFEDICRDHCPSLRRYSRWIYIGLVMVSTAVMLSLIFWVIYGRERRHRVYSKQLVSESAQGPEREKNS; encoded by the exons ATGTCATGTCACAGTTTACTTTCATTTACTCTTCTTCTGCTCACCTTTGTCTTCTTTACTTCTTCAACATCCATTCCCTTCTCTGCTCTACCCCCTGCTG CAGTAGCAAGGAGGGAAAATGAAGCTAAGTATGAAGTGGAGTTCTCATGGGGGGCAAGGAGGTCTGTGGTGGAGGCACCCATTAGTGAACCTGTCGAGGACTCACCAGTACTTGTGTTAGCTCCAAAGAGGACTTACAGAAAAGACCCTCTTAATGATTTCAAAAGATACACCGGAGGATGGAATATCAGTGATCGCCATTACTGGGCT TCTGTAGGTTTCACCGCAGCTCCTCTGTTTGCTATTGCTGCAATCTGGTTTCTGGTATTTGGGCTGTGCTTGCTGTGTGGTTGCCTTTGTCATTTCTGTTGCAAAAGGCAGAGCTATGGCTACTCTCGAACAGCTTATGCTATCTCCCTCGTTTTCCTCATTCTATTCAGCATATGTGCTAT CGTTGGATGTGTTGTTCTATATGCTGCTCAGGAAAGATTTCACAAAAGCACAACAGAAACTTTGGAGTATGTTGTGAATCAAGCAGACACCACTGTCAATAAACTAAAGATTGTGTCAGATTTTATTGCTTCTGCCAAGCTAATCGGAGTTGATCAAGTTTTTCTACCTTCTAATGTCCAAACTGATATTGATCAGATTGGAATAAGAATTAATTCTTCTGCTAATGTCCTTGCTGACAAAACTGTGGATAATTCGGATGACATACGTGATCTCTTGGATTCTGT GAGAATGGCTCTAATCACTGCTGCTGCCATTATGCTTCTCCTGACATTTCTTGGATTCT tattttcaatttttggcATGCAGTTCCTGGTGTACAT TGTGGCTGGAGATACTTGTGCCGCTATGGATCATTGGGTGCACAGCCCCACTGCTCATACAGCTTTAGATGATATACTTCCCTGTGTGGACAAAGCAACTACGCAAGACACCTTGTTAAAGAGCAAGGAAATCACTACCCAACTTGTTGAAGTGGTCAACCAGGTCATCACCAATGTTTCTAATCTTAACTTCTCCCCCAACTTTAAGCCAGTGTACATCAACCAATCTGGTCCGTTGGTACCAATACTATGCAACCCATTTTATGCCAACTTGACGATCCGGCCATGCAGTGCTGGTGAGGTGGACTTGACCAATGCAACACAG GTATGGAGTAGCTACGTGTGTCAGGTTTCACCGACTGGGATATGTACCACAACAGGACGTTTGACCCCTACATTCTACAGCCAGATGTCAGCCGCAGTAAACGTGAGCTATGGTTTGAACAATTATGCTCCTTTCCTGGTTGACTTAGGAGACTGCACTTTTGCAAAGGAAACATTCGAAGACATATGTAGGGATCATTGTCCAAGTCTCAGGAGATACAGTAGATGGATATACATTGGTTTGGTAATGGTCTCTACTGCAGTTATGCTTTCTCTAATCTTCTGGGTCATATATGGCAGAGAAAGGCGGCACCGTGTGTATTCCAAGCAGCTAGTATCTGAATCAGCACAAGGTccagaaagggaaaaaaattccTGA